From Maribacter dokdonensis DSW-8, the proteins below share one genomic window:
- the gpmI gene encoding 2,3-bisphosphoglycerate-independent phosphoglycerate mutase has translation MNKKVILMILDGWGKSPDPEVSAVDKANTPFIDSLYTKYANSNLLTDGMNVGLPEGQMGNSEVGHMNLGAGRIVYQDLAKINKAVNENTLSSEPVLKSAFDYAKKNNKDVHFLGLLSDGGVHSHTNHIKGLIAAGKESGVNKMYLHAFTDGRDVDPKSGKGFLEDIVAYGSDKNTKLATVIGRYYAMDRDKRWERVKEAYDVIVNAEGEKSTDIGKTIQKSYDADITDEFIKPIVMTNTDGTPIASVKEGDVVIFFNFRTDRGRELTQVLSQVDMHEQNMHKLDLYYVTLTNYDESYNNVHVVYNKDNIVETLGEVLSNAGKKQIRIAETEKYPHVTFFFNGGREVPFEGESRILCPSPKVATYDLQPEMSAFEIRDKIIPEIIKGDVDFICLNFANPDMVGHTGDMNAAIKACETVDECAKDVITAAIEKDFSVIVIADHGNCETMINEDGSPNTAHTTNPVPLILVDKDIHQIKDGVLGDIAPTILKLMGVEQSKFMTQNSLV, from the coding sequence ATGAACAAAAAAGTAATCTTAATGATATTAGATGGCTGGGGCAAATCTCCAGATCCAGAAGTATCTGCAGTAGATAAAGCCAATACTCCTTTTATAGATAGTTTATATACCAAATATGCTAATTCCAATTTGTTGACAGACGGAATGAATGTTGGTTTGCCAGAAGGTCAAATGGGAAATAGCGAAGTAGGCCATATGAACTTAGGTGCCGGTAGAATAGTTTATCAAGATCTTGCCAAAATAAATAAGGCGGTCAACGAAAACACCTTAAGTTCAGAACCGGTCTTAAAAAGTGCTTTTGACTACGCGAAGAAAAACAACAAAGATGTTCATTTTTTAGGCTTGTTAAGCGATGGTGGTGTACACAGCCATACAAACCATATTAAGGGTTTAATAGCTGCTGGAAAAGAATCTGGTGTAAACAAAATGTATTTACATGCATTTACCGATGGTAGAGACGTTGACCCAAAAAGTGGAAAAGGCTTTCTAGAAGACATTGTAGCATACGGTTCTGATAAAAACACAAAATTGGCAACGGTTATTGGTAGATATTACGCCATGGACCGCGACAAAAGATGGGAACGCGTTAAAGAAGCTTACGATGTAATTGTAAATGCCGAAGGTGAAAAATCTACCGATATCGGTAAAACAATCCAAAAAAGCTATGATGCCGATATTACTGATGAGTTTATTAAACCTATCGTAATGACCAATACGGACGGTACTCCTATTGCTTCTGTAAAGGAAGGCGATGTGGTTATCTTCTTTAACTTTAGAACTGACCGTGGTAGAGAATTGACCCAAGTGCTAAGTCAAGTAGATATGCATGAACAGAATATGCACAAACTTGATCTTTACTATGTTACCCTTACCAATTATGATGAATCTTACAACAATGTTCATGTTGTTTACAATAAGGACAATATTGTAGAAACGCTAGGTGAGGTTTTATCCAATGCAGGTAAAAAACAAATAAGAATTGCCGAAACCGAAAAGTATCCACACGTTACTTTCTTTTTCAATGGCGGTAGAGAAGTTCCTTTTGAAGGAGAATCGCGTATATTATGTCCGTCACCAAAAGTGGCTACATACGATCTGCAACCAGAAATGAGTGCTTTTGAGATTAGGGATAAAATCATCCCTGAGATCATAAAAGGAGATGTAGATTTTATTTGCTTGAACTTTGCGAACCCAGATATGGTTGGTCATACCGGTGACATGAATGCCGCGATCAAGGCATGCGAAACTGTTGACGAATGCGCAAAAGACGTTATTACCGCAGCTATAGAAAAAGATTTCTCCGTAATCGTAATTGCTGACCACGGTAACTGTGAGACCATGATCAACGAAGATGGCTCACCTAACACGGCACATACCACCAACCCTGTACCATTAATTTTGGTGGACAAAGATATTCATCAAATCAAAGATGGTGTACTAGGTGATATTGCACCAACGATATTAAAATTAATGGGCGTTGAACAATCAAAATTTATGACCCAAAATTCTTTGGTATAA